Proteins encoded by one window of Cervus canadensis isolate Bull #8, Minnesota chromosome 18, ASM1932006v1, whole genome shotgun sequence:
- the KLK11 gene encoding kallikrein-11 has protein sequence MMTLQLIMFALVTGHVGGETRIIKGYECAPHSQPWQVALFQKTRLLCGATLIAPRWLLTAAHCRKPRYVIHLGVHSLQRQDGCEQTRTATKSFPHPDFNNSLPNKDHRNDIMLVKMTTPAQLTWAVRPLTVSRRCVPAGADCLISGWGTMSSPQLHLPRTLRCANITIIKQEECEDAYPGNITDTMVCASVRKEGKDSCQGDSGGPLVCNGSLQGIISWGQDPCAVSKKPGVYTKVCKYVDWIQKTMENN, from the exons ATGATGACTCTGCAATTAATCATGTTTGCTCTGGTGACAG GGCACGTCGGGGGGGAAACCAGAATCATCAAGGGCTACGAGTGCGCCCCTCATTCACAGCCCTGGCAAGTGGCTCTGTTCCAGAAGACGAGGCTGCTCTGCGGGGCCACACTCATCGCCCCCAGATGGCTCCTGACAGCAGCCCACTGCCGCAAGCC CCGATATGTGATTCACCTGGGGGTGCACAGCCTCCAGCGGCAGGATGGCTGTGAGCAGACCCGAACTGCCACCAAGTCCTTCCCCCACCCAGACTTCAACAACAGCCTCCCCAACAAAGACCACCGCAACGACATCATGCTGGTGAAGATGACGACCCCGGCCCAACTCACCTGGGCCGTGCGACCCCTCACCGTGTCACGGCGCTGCGTCCCTGCGGGCGCCGACTGCCTCATTTCCGGCTGGGGCACCATGTCCAGCCCCCAGT TGCACCTGCCCCGTACCTTGCGATGTGccaacatcaccatcatcaaGCAGGAGGAGTGTGAGGACGCCTACCCCGGCAACATCACGGACACCATGGTGTGTGCCAGTGTCCGAAAGGAGGGCAAGGACTCCTGCCAG GGTGACTCTGGGGGCCCTCTGGTCTGTAATGGGTCTCTTCAAGGCATCATCTCCTGGGGCCAGGACCCATGTGCTGTCTCCAAAAAGCCTGGTGTTTACACAAAGGTCTGCAAATATGTGGACTGGATCCAGAAGACCATGGAGAACAATTAG